The sequence below is a genomic window from Pleurocapsa sp. PCC 7327.
TAAATCCCCTGTTGGCAGAAATTAAGCAGGACATTCAACAACGGGGTTGGTCGATTTACGATGAAAAACGCGATCGCGGACAACTACGTCACCTGTCTCTACGCATCGGACGGCGGACGGGAGAAATATTGCTGACGTTAGTAAGTACCAATTGGGATCTCAAAGGCATCCAAGAACAAGCGCCAATCTGGTTAAAACGCTATCCGCAGCTAGTCGGAGTCACCCTCAATCGCAATCCAGAACGCACTAACGCGATTTTTGGCAGCGAAACGCGCACCATAGCGGGAAAGCCTTACATAAGCGAAATCTTTGCCGGACTTGAGCTGCAATTACGTCCCGAAACGTTTTTTCAAGTCAATACCGAAGTCGCAGAAGCCTTATTAAATAGGATTATTGAAAAACTCGATTTGCAGGGCAATGAAGTGTTAATCGATGCCTACTGCGGAATTGGGACATTTACCCTACCGCTAGCACGACGAGTCAAGCAGGCGATAGGGATCGAAGTGCAACCAGTTTCTGTAGAGCAGGCACAACTGAACGCGCGACTTAACAACATTGCCAATGTCAGTTTTATGGCTGGAGCGGTAGAAACCGTCTTGCCTCAACTAGAAGCGAAACCCGATATCGTGTTGGTCGATCCTCCCCGCAAAGGTTGCGATCGCGCTGTTATCGATGCACTACTGCAAATTCGACCCTCTCAATTAGTTTATATCAGCTGTCAGCCAGCAACTTTAGCGCGGGATCTCAAACTCCTCTGTCAAGATAGTAGCTATCGATTAATTTTTGTTCAACCCGCAGACTTCTTTCCCCAAACTGTTCACGTTGAATGTGCGGCTTTTCTTAGACACGAATCGACAAACATGATATGATCGTATTAGTCTAAGGCTAAATACTAATAATCTCTTCAGTAATCTTTCTAGTCGAGGAGAGAGATAGATTAGATTTACTAATCAACCCATTGGCAAATCATTTCACGGTAACTCTAATGATGGTTTTCTATAATATCTCAGACGGAAAAGCCAAGACCATTGAAATTTCTAAGATTAAATAGAAACCATGAGTGAGAAAATGGAGGAACTGTATTTGCAAGCAGTTCCCGAAACCAACCCTCCCCAATTAAAGTCATTTAACTTTAAATGAAAAGGGCTTGAAAATAATGAATGCATCGATTGCTTTCTTTGGAACCAAAAAAGAACTTAAAAACTTTAAGGAGGGGGTGAGGATCGTATAAAAGTTTGCATTTTTGCACAATTAGCCTATGACCGATGGGAATCACACCCAGAAATCTGCTGACAATAGACAACTCATCTTGCAGTTATGTTGCGGCTACTCTTATCGCTTAACTCAGTTCATTTAATCACAACTAGAGGTAAAGAGCGTGATTGCAATTTCACTGCCTGCCACTAGAGGAAGTTGGAGTACGATGAGCTTCACTTCTACCCTCTATCTTTATCC
It includes:
- the rlmD gene encoding 23S rRNA (uracil(1939)-C(5))-methyltransferase RlmD encodes the protein MTQQGKLVELEITDLNSDGDGVGRIGDRVVFVPDTVTGDRALVRLVRSKRQYVLGKLYQLIQPSPHRIRPRCIVADKCGGCQWQHIDDNYQRLAKRDRVIRALERIGGFSQPNVAPILVDEASLGYRNKATYPLGISATGKVQTGYYRRNSHQIVNLNQCPVQDPRLNPLLAEIKQDIQQRGWSIYDEKRDRGQLRHLSLRIGRRTGEILLTLVSTNWDLKGIQEQAPIWLKRYPQLVGVTLNRNPERTNAIFGSETRTIAGKPYISEIFAGLELQLRPETFFQVNTEVAEALLNRIIEKLDLQGNEVLIDAYCGIGTFTLPLARRVKQAIGIEVQPVSVEQAQLNARLNNIANVSFMAGAVETVLPQLEAKPDIVLVDPPRKGCDRAVIDALLQIRPSQLVYISCQPATLARDLKLLCQDSSYRLIFVQPADFFPQTVHVECAAFLRHESTNMI